From Deltaproteobacteria bacterium, one genomic window encodes:
- a CDS encoding response regulator: MEHSILLVDDEVVFRNRLTRAFKSRGYTVFSAGNYDEAVSKIRFHQPAMAVVDLRMPGKNGIELIKKTQQIHPNMKIVVLTGYGSIATAIEATKLGAVCYLPKPADVDDIISAFARNTDLRLQLEESDFSSPSLARSEWEHINRVLHDCQGNISAAARKLGVHRRTLQRKLRKYPPKQ, encoded by the coding sequence ATGGAGCATTCGATCTTGCTGGTCGACGACGAGGTCGTTTTTAGAAATCGTCTGACCCGTGCATTCAAAAGCAGGGGTTACACGGTCTTTTCTGCCGGCAATTACGATGAAGCCGTGAGCAAAATCCGCTTCCATCAGCCCGCCATGGCGGTGGTTGACCTCAGGATGCCAGGAAAAAACGGCATCGAACTGATCAAAAAGACGCAGCAGATCCATCCGAACATGAAAATAGTGGTACTCACCGGGTATGGCAGTATCGCTACCGCCATTGAAGCAACCAAATTAGGGGCCGTCTGTTATCTCCCAAAGCCTGCGGATGTAGATGACATCATTAGTGCTTTTGCCAGAAACACTGATCTGCGTTTGCAGCTTGAAGAAAGCGATTTTTCTTCCCCGTCACTGGCCAGGTCGGAATGGGAGCACATCAACCGTGTCCTCCATGATTGCCAGGGGAACATTTCCGCTGCGGCCCGCAAACTCGGTGTACATCGGCGCACCCTCCAGAGAAAGTTGCGCAAATATCCCCCCAAACAATAA